Within Runella rosea, the genomic segment TGTGCCTACGCAAGGAGTGGACTTATCAAACCCGACCTTACTTTCTTCAGGGGGCGGAATTTTGGTGCTTAATCGGAGCCGAGGTTTGATTACTAATTGTGTGATTACCAATAATCGCGCGATTGGCGGTGGCGGTATTTTGCTCAGAGATAGCAGTGAGGTAAGTATTACAAACAGCATTATCGTAGGCAACGAAGCGACCTTTGGAGGCGGCATATACATGGAGCGGGCGGGTAGCCCCAAGCTAGAGAATGTGCTGATTGTGTCCAACCGAGGAGGTTTGTACCTCAACTATAGCGCCCCCGTGCTGACGCATTGTACGATAGCGTCGAATTACAGCAGCAGCGGTACGGGCGGTATTTTCAACACAAATTCATCGGCGACTTTGCAAAACAGTATCTTATGGGGGAATAGTGCTCCTCAAACGACGGCGGGCATCAGTATTCGCTACAGCATTGTGCAAGGCGGATTTGCGGGCGTGGGCAATGTGAATCGGGATCCGTTGTTTGTGAAGGCTACCCCGCTGGGATTGTCACCGACGGTCAATTTGGGGGATTATCGTTTGCAGGCGTGTTCGCCAGCTGTCAACGCGGGCGACAATGCTTTGAGTACGTTGAATCTGGATTTGGACGGCAACGTGCGCCCTTATACAAATGGCTTGGCCATTGTTGATTTGGGGTGTTATGAAAGCCCGAGTACGGGCGGTGGTGGCCCTGCCACGTTGAGCGTGACTGAGCCGATAACGGGCGGCACGGTGTTGAAAACAGGGGGGCGAATCACGGCAACGAATCAGGTATCGGGCGCTACGGTAGAGTACCGAGGTAGTCAGTCAGTAGCGCTGTTGCCTGGTTTCGGCGTTACCGGAAGCGTGTTTGAGGCCGTCATTGGCGGGTGTGATACGGTTGTTCCTACAACTAGTGAGAATAATTCGCAGAAATAATTCGTAGAAGAATGACAGCAACGGCAGGATTAGTGGTGGGAGAAAGCGTGGTGTATTTGCCACGCTTTCAGACCAAGAGGGGCGAGCGAGCAATCGACCTGAAACAAATTGTGTACTTAAGTGCGCTGAGCAATTATACTATTTTTCATTTAAACACGGGAGAAGAGGTAATGACCACGCTATCGTTGAGTAGCTATGCTTTGCTGTTAGAAACTCGGGGTTTTATTCGGGTTCATAAATCGAACCTTTTGAACGGACATTATTTGGGTAAGTGCCGATTGGTGCGGAGTGGGGAGTTGATGTTGCCCAATGGAAAAGTCATTGAGGTGGCCCGTCGGAGGCGAAGCTCATTAAAGAAAATAGCAAAAGAGAAAGGTAAGGAATGATTTAGTTTTATTTTGGTTTACAGGGCTGCTAAAAACCTCTAATTAAAAGGTATATAAGAAGCACATTTGAAGTTATCTGTGAACACAAATAATAACAATAAACCTACGATACAGTAGACCTATTTGCTGTTTTAGTGGTAATAATCATATATTTGACGTTAAACTCAACTTGCGGAATAACAAAATACGTGCAAGTTTGGGGCAAGTACAAGTATATGAAAAACCTCGCCTTTCTTGTTTTTTTGCTACCGTTATGGGGAAGTGGTCAGACGCTTGATCTTGTTTCCAATACCGAAACCTACCCGATTACTCCTGCGGCGGGTTTGTACAAGGATATTTCTGGACAGCTTCCATTTGGGCAAATCCAAAAGCAAAAGTTTGAAATAACGCGTAAATACGGACTTCTGTTTCCTTTCAGCGAGGCGGCTTCGTGGCTTAAAATAGTATTGACCAATCGCAACCCAGCGCGTAAGCAATGGGTGTTGGAGTGGAACAACCCCATGGGAGAGTCCGTTGACTTTTATATTTCCACTCCCAACGGCACCTTCCAAATCAAAAAAATGGGAATGGTCAATACTGAGAATCGGATTTTAATGGCCGAAAACAGACCTTTTGTCGAGTTTGATTTGGGTTTTCAGGAAACCAAAACCATCTACATCCGCGTAAAAGGGCAGCGGGCGCATTTTGCCTCGGTCAATCTCTATTCTACGCAGGCCTACAATCGCCACGATTTGATTCAGACCAATGTCTACGGCTTCATGTCGGGGGCCATCGCCGTTCGTTTATTTTACGTGTTTTTATTGGCCTTGTTTGCTGTCAAAGACAAGGATTTTAGGCAGTATTCGGTGCTTTTGGTGGTTCGTTCGATTGCATTTTGGGGGTTGCATGGTATTTTGAGCAATTTTTTTTCGAATCCGTCGACCGCTCTTACGGTCAGTTTTCTTTCGTCGCATATCCTGCCGCTAGGGTTGATTGTCGCGTTTAGGGTCATATTTCCAGGTAGGCGATTTCCTAAATGGGTCGAAAGCGTCCTAAAACTCATTATGGTATTAAACATTCTTTTGGCGATCATTATCTTATTTGGGTATCGCTGGCAGTGGATTTTGGCAAGTACCTACTTGGTGATTGCCACGCAGGTGTTTATTTTGGCCATGTACGTTTTTGCTATTATCAAAAAATACCCCATTAATTGGAATTATTCAGTGGCGTATCTGCTTGGCATCGGCAGTTATATTTTTGTTCAAATGCGGTTGGTGGGATGGGTGAGTTTCCCGTGGATATCGCCGGTAGCACTGCTATTTTTTATCCTTGAATTTCTGGTCTTTGGGTATTTTTTGGGAAGAATTATCATTGATTATGAGCGTAATCGGGCGTTGTCGGTGCAAGAATTGGCCTTTACCAAAGAACAAACTCAAAGGGTGCAGGAATTGGATCGTTTGAAAACCCGTTTTTTTACCAATATCTCCCACGAGTTTCGTACGCCGCTCAGCCTTTTGACGGGGCCACTGGAAGAAATCCAACAAAAGTACCCCAAAGAAGGAATGATACCGATGATGCAGCGCAACGTAAAGAGATTGCAATCGCTTATCAATCAGTTGCTTGACTTGTCTAAGTTAGAGGCGGGAGAGTTTAAGGTTGAAGCGCGTTACGGCGATATTACGGCGTTTTTTGGGTATATTTTCTCGTCTTTTGAGTCGTTGGCCCAACACCAAAATATTCACTTCAATGTAAGCCAAAGTCGTCGTTCTTTTGAGACGTATTTTGATGCTGACAAACTCGAAAAAATTACCACTAATCTCCTTTCAAACGCCTTTAAATTTACCCCTGCCAACGGCAGAATAGACATGCGGGTTTTTTATCAAACCATTGATGGAGAAGATAGGCTTTTGTTGGAAGTGGAGGACAATGGCATCGGGATTGATGCCGAGCGATTGCCCCGAATATTTGACCGTTTCTACCAAGTTGACGATACCGCCCAACGCAAATTTGAGGGGACGGGTATCGGATTAGCTTTGGTCAAAGAGTTAGTGGATTTGTTCAAAGGAAAAATCACGGTCAAAAGTGAAGTGAATCAAAGTACGGTTTTTCGGGTAGAGTTGCCGTTGCCAAAACCAAAAAATGGCCTAAATACGGAGTTTATGCCCAAAATTGCCCGTGCGTATCCCCCTAATTCAGCGGAGCCGTTGCAACCTGAGCGCCTTGCGGTAGCGGATTTGCCTCAGGACGCTACCAAGCCCATGTTACTAATTGTCGAGGATAATCCCGATTTGAGACAGTATCTGTACGGTTTATTTGAGCCGCATTACCAAATTGTAGAAGCCATAAACGGCCAAAATGGCTTAGATTTAGCTTTTGAGCTGGTGCCCGATGTCGTAGTCACCGACCTGATGATGCCCCTGCTCGATGGCTTTGGATTATGCCAACGACTAAAATCCGACCAACGCACCAGCCATATACCAGTGGTGTTGCTGACGGCCAAAGCCACCTTGTCTGACCGCTTAGAAGGCTTTGAACTAGGAGCAGATGACTATTTGCAAAAACCGTTTAATAAAGAAGAATTGTTGGTGCGGGTCAGGAATTTAATTCAACAGCGGGCTATTCTTCGGCAGAAGTTCAGCCTCATGGAACCTCCCATGCCGAAGCTAACCGCTGGAGCACCCGAAAATTTAGATAATCAATTCCTTAAGAAAGCCCAAGAGATTGTAGAGGTTCATTTGGGCGATAGTAGCTTTGATGTGGAAGAATTCTGTAAGGAAATGGGCATGAGCAGGACCAATCTGCACCGTAAATTGAAGGCTTTGACGGATGCTTCTACGACCGAATTTATCCGTACAATACGTTTGCAACGGGCAGCGCAATTGCTGTTGCAACGTACCCATACCGTGTCGGAGATTGCCTACCGGGTTGGTTTTGAGAGTTTACCTTATTTCTCCAAATCGTTTCAGGAGCAGTTTGGAATGCCGCCGTCGGACTATTCCCATAAAAAAAATGAAGCACTCAATTGAGGCGGAAGGATAGAGTTAAGGGTTCTGAGGAAAAACCGCATCCTTTCAGGATAAAAATGGCAAATAGCTGACGGTTTGGGAGCGTTAGAAGTTTTTTGATAAACTCCTTTATCGCGTGTTTCACGGGGTAAATTTAGGAGAAATAGGCAGATTTTAAGTAGTGTCCTATTTAGGATATGATTATTGTATGTTATGGCTTTATGGGCTATTTTTGGGCAATTCGTTGGTGGTACCGCAATGATATGCCGTTTTTTTATAAAAAAGGTCATTTGGTTGCACTGACGAAGATTTGAAATGACTTTTCAGGTGGATTTTAAAAGTCTTTTTTGTATTCCTAAAAGTGTTTTTGGATAAATGTCGGATGTCGCCGTGTGGGTATATTTTACGGAGCAATGACCACCAAAATATAAAGAATTGGATAACTATGCGTTTATTTTCTACCATACAAACGAAAGAATCTACCACTGACAATCATTGGCTTACTGCTTTTTTTATAGCAAATTTCTCTCGCCCTTTGTTGTTGTTTGGTTTTTTGATACTCACTCTCGGTTTGTTGCCAAAGGCGGCCTTTGGACAAAAAAAAGTTGACAGTTTCTTAGCCCTTAAAGGGCAGGCCCGTTTGGATAGCCTAGAACTCTACTACGTATCGGTGTGGGAAGATTTGGACAGTACTACGGCTTTTAAAGAAATAAATTCTGTCAGAACCTATGCTGATAAAACCAGAGATGAATTTCTCGTGGTCTATTCAGAATATTTAAAAGCGCGGTATCATCTCAGGGGGGTAGAACGAAATTTGAAAATCGTTTACGCCTACCTCAAGGAGATTCAGGCAACGCTAAATAAACAAAAACCAAGTGCGCTCACGGAGCGCTTGAATGCAGATATTGAGCATTATTTGGGGGGTATTCTATACATCGAACGTACAAACTCGGTTAAAGGAATTACGCACCTTCTTTCGGCGGATTTGACCTATCGAAAAATAGGATACGAAAATATCCAGTTTGCCGACCGCCGACTTGCTCATCTGGGGCTCTATTATCAGGTAGAAGTGGGTGATTATAAAACGGCCATGGGGTATTTTAAAGAGGCTGAAGCTTATATTTATAAAGACCCTATCGACAAGTACCGAATTGCTTTTTACAAAGATTACGCAAATTGTTTTGCCAAACTGAAGCAGTACGATAAGGCTATTATGTACAATAAATTGGCAATGGCGCAGATTCGTCTCAAAAGAGACAGCCTTAAAGTCGGGACCATCAGCGGCAATATCGGTGAAATTATCCTCAATGAGTTTGCTAACCCCATTGAATCGGAGCCTTATTTTCACAAAGAATTGCTGTATCGACAGCGCTATAAACCCCATGGAATAGATGACATTGCCAAAGTGTACGGAAACTTATGCCAGGTAGCTGGGATAAAGAAAAACCGAGATGAGGTGTTAAGTTATTTTAATAAAGCCCTCAAAACCATTGAAATGTACGAAGACACGGTTGACCGGCATAGCGTCTTGATGTCTATCTACCGAAATCGCATGGCGGCCGATACGCTGCTGGGAGATTATAAAAGTGCCTTTCGGTACGAAAAATTATACTATGAAGAGTTAATGGCGAGCCTGCGTCATAACTTGAGAGTGGCTACTTCGGAAGCTTCTATTAAGTTTGACGTTGAGAAAAGCAGGTTGCGGGCCGAGCTTGCCAACCAGCAAGCCAAAAATTCCCGCTTCTGGGTGTTTGTCATTTCCTTGCTACTATTGGTGGCGCTGATTGGTGGGTATTTCTTGTATTATCGACAGCGGGCCAAGAAAGAGGAACTCGCCCAACGATTGTCT encodes:
- a CDS encoding LytTR family transcriptional regulator DNA-binding domain-containing protein; translation: MTATAGLVVGESVVYLPRFQTKRGERAIDLKQIVYLSALSNYTIFHLNTGEEVMTTLSLSSYALLLETRGFIRVHKSNLLNGHYLGKCRLVRSGELMLPNGKVIEVARRRRSSLKKIAKEKGKE
- a CDS encoding ATP-binding protein, encoding MKNLAFLVFLLPLWGSGQTLDLVSNTETYPITPAAGLYKDISGQLPFGQIQKQKFEITRKYGLLFPFSEAASWLKIVLTNRNPARKQWVLEWNNPMGESVDFYISTPNGTFQIKKMGMVNTENRILMAENRPFVEFDLGFQETKTIYIRVKGQRAHFASVNLYSTQAYNRHDLIQTNVYGFMSGAIAVRLFYVFLLALFAVKDKDFRQYSVLLVVRSIAFWGLHGILSNFFSNPSTALTVSFLSSHILPLGLIVAFRVIFPGRRFPKWVESVLKLIMVLNILLAIIILFGYRWQWILASTYLVIATQVFILAMYVFAIIKKYPINWNYSVAYLLGIGSYIFVQMRLVGWVSFPWISPVALLFFILEFLVFGYFLGRIIIDYERNRALSVQELAFTKEQTQRVQELDRLKTRFFTNISHEFRTPLSLLTGPLEEIQQKYPKEGMIPMMQRNVKRLQSLINQLLDLSKLEAGEFKVEARYGDITAFFGYIFSSFESLAQHQNIHFNVSQSRRSFETYFDADKLEKITTNLLSNAFKFTPANGRIDMRVFYQTIDGEDRLLLEVEDNGIGIDAERLPRIFDRFYQVDDTAQRKFEGTGIGLALVKELVDLFKGKITVKSEVNQSTVFRVELPLPKPKNGLNTEFMPKIARAYPPNSAEPLQPERLAVADLPQDATKPMLLIVEDNPDLRQYLYGLFEPHYQIVEAINGQNGLDLAFELVPDVVVTDLMMPLLDGFGLCQRLKSDQRTSHIPVVLLTAKATLSDRLEGFELGADDYLQKPFNKEELLVRVRNLIQQRAILRQKFSLMEPPMPKLTAGAPENLDNQFLKKAQEIVEVHLGDSSFDVEEFCKEMGMSRTNLHRKLKALTDASTTEFIRTIRLQRAAQLLLQRTHTVSEIAYRVGFESLPYFSKSFQEQFGMPPSDYSHKKNEALN